From Ancylobacter polymorphus, a single genomic window includes:
- a CDS encoding substrate-binding protein, with protein sequence MAGVFATGLLAGPALAADDIITIGIPVGLSGANSVVAPSVVQASELAVEEINAKGGILGKKVVLEVADDASGAAGAQKAYDSLIFQKKVDAIVAMETSAARNAGLPIVNRGKIPYIYTSFYEGRSCNPYMYINAWVPEQQVAPIVDFFNKEGAKTYFLIGSDYAFGRGMLAFTKEYIEKTGGKIVGDEYAPMDATDWTAILAKVKAANPDAIITSTAGGAPNVTLTKQLRAAGIKSLYGNLAVDEGTAKSMGPDAEGIYIAGSYFTNIDTPANKAFLAAMEKKFGAELRTPNELSVPQYEAVYAYKAAVEKAGTTEAAKVIPALAEVAVEGPRGTIVMNKQRHAPLTMYLGQVKGDGSVSIMSTFKDVDPGDQCPKLK encoded by the coding sequence ATGGCCGGCGTGTTCGCCACCGGCCTGCTTGCCGGCCCGGCGCTCGCCGCCGACGACATCATCACCATCGGCATCCCCGTCGGCCTGTCCGGCGCCAATTCGGTGGTCGCGCCCTCCGTCGTACAGGCTTCGGAGTTGGCGGTTGAGGAGATCAACGCCAAGGGGGGCATCCTCGGCAAGAAGGTGGTGCTCGAAGTCGCCGATGACGCCTCCGGTGCGGCCGGCGCGCAGAAGGCTTATGACTCACTGATCTTTCAGAAAAAGGTAGATGCGATCGTTGCAATGGAGACCTCGGCCGCCCGCAATGCCGGCCTGCCAATCGTCAACCGCGGCAAAATCCCCTATATTTACACATCGTTTTACGAAGGGCGCTCCTGCAATCCCTACATGTATATCAATGCGTGGGTGCCTGAGCAGCAGGTTGCCCCGATTGTAGATTTCTTCAACAAGGAAGGTGCCAAGACCTATTTCCTGATCGGCTCGGACTACGCTTTCGGGCGCGGCATGCTGGCCTTCACCAAGGAATATATCGAGAAGACCGGCGGCAAGATCGTCGGCGACGAATACGCCCCGATGGACGCCACCGACTGGACCGCCATCCTCGCCAAGGTGAAGGCCGCCAATCCCGACGCCATCATCACCTCCACCGCCGGCGGCGCGCCGAATGTGACGCTGACCAAGCAGCTGCGCGCGGCGGGCATCAAGTCGCTCTATGGCAACCTCGCCGTGGATGAGGGCACCGCCAAGTCCATGGGCCCGGATGCCGAGGGCATCTACATCGCCGGCTCCTACTTCACCAATATCGACACCCCGGCCAACAAGGCCTTCCTCGCCGCGATGGAGAAGAAGTTCGGCGCGGAGCTGAGGACGCCGAATGAACTCTCGGTGCCGCAGTATGAAGCGGTCTACGCCTACAAGGCGGCGGTAGAAAAGGCCGGCACGACCGAGGCCGCCAAGGTGATCCCGGCGCTGGCCGAGGTCGCGGTGGAAGGCCCGCGCGGCACCATCGTCATGAACAAGCAGCGCCACGCGCCGCTGACCATGTATCTCGGCCAGGTGAAGGGCGACGGCTCGGTCTCGATCATGTCGACCTTCAAGGACGTCGATCCCGGCGACCAGTGCCCGAAGCTGAAGTGA
- a CDS encoding nitrilase family protein, giving the protein MPVSSLVRVACIQMEPRFGDTGANVAHSLGLIACAADGGAKLIVLPELANTGYVFETREEAFALAETIPDGPTCQAWAAIAAERGLHIVAGITEREGTALYNSAVVIGPDGHIGTYRKMHLWGNENLFFEPGNNGFPVFQTPLGRIGVAICYDGWFPETYRLQALQGADIICVPTNWVPIPGQAEGREAMANILAMGAAHSNSLYIACADRIGTERGQPFEGQSLIISYTGWPAAGPASRDGEEIVSAEIDLGAARRARNWNAFNQVLRDRRTDVYAEMLGSDISRGWY; this is encoded by the coding sequence ATGCCGGTTTCCAGCCTTGTCCGCGTCGCCTGCATCCAGATGGAACCGCGTTTCGGCGACACGGGCGCCAATGTTGCGCATTCGCTCGGCCTCATCGCCTGCGCGGCCGATGGCGGGGCGAAGCTCATCGTGCTGCCGGAACTCGCCAATACCGGCTATGTGTTCGAAACCCGCGAGGAAGCCTTCGCGCTGGCCGAGACCATTCCCGACGGGCCGACCTGCCAGGCCTGGGCGGCCATCGCCGCCGAGCGGGGCCTCCACATCGTCGCCGGCATCACCGAGCGCGAGGGCACGGCCCTCTACAACAGCGCGGTGGTGATCGGCCCCGACGGGCATATCGGCACCTATCGCAAGATGCATCTGTGGGGCAACGAGAACCTGTTCTTCGAGCCCGGCAATAACGGCTTCCCGGTGTTCCAGACCCCGCTGGGGCGGATCGGCGTCGCCATCTGCTACGATGGCTGGTTCCCCGAGACCTACCGGCTGCAGGCACTGCAGGGCGCCGACATCATTTGCGTGCCCACCAACTGGGTGCCGATCCCCGGCCAGGCGGAGGGGCGCGAGGCGATGGCCAACATCCTCGCCATGGGCGCCGCCCATTCCAACTCGCTCTACATCGCCTGCGCCGACCGCATCGGCACCGAGCGCGGCCAGCCCTTCGAGGGGCAGAGCCTCATCATCAGCTACACCGGCTGGCCCGCCGCCGGCCCGGCCAGCCGCGACGGGGAGGAAATCGTCTCCGCCGAGATCGACCTCGGCGCCGCTCGCCGCGCCCGCAACTGGAACGCCTTCAACCAAGTGCTGCGCGACCGCCGCACCGATGTCTATGCCGAGATGCTCGGCTCCGACATTTCCCGGGGCTGGTACTGA